DNA from Lactobacillus sp. ESL0791:
TGGTGGTAAAATGCTGAATGACTGTATTAGCTTTTAATTTGTATTGTTCGTTGTACTTGCGCGGAGCAATCCGTTTTTTACGGGCAAACTTGTTGAGTGCCGATTGGTCGGGCATCAGCATGTTTTTGACCTGCATCTTGTGCCGCACCTTGGCAAACAGCTTGGTCTGTTTGATTTCCTTCATGTTGAAAAGCAGAACGCCAGAATTGACATAGTCAAAGGCTCGGTGCTGATGGTGATTATGGAAAAAGAAACGGCCCCAATAATCCAGAACACCGACAAATTCAATATTAGTTAAATCTTGGTTATAAAAATCTATTAGGTTTTTGCGGACAATCACGTCGTCATCAAGATACAGAATTTTGTCAGGGATCTGCGGCAGCTGGTCTGCGAACAGCCGCAGCATCGCGTAAGGGGTGAAGCGTGAATCCATGTTGAAGATCGGTGGCTCTTTGATAAATAGTCCGGTGCAATCAATTAGTTTCAACGTGTTACGTGGATTTTTTTTGCGTAAAAGTGTCGCCAGATAATCAGCGGCATGTTTACTGAAAGGTTTAAACTTGCGCTTATAGCTTAATGTATACATGCTTAAGATGTATACATGAAGTTCCTTAGCGCCGGAGTTTTTTAATAAGGATAAAATGGCAATTAGGACGCCGTCTTCAGCGTTGTGGTCG
Protein-coding regions in this window:
- a CDS encoding glycosyltransferase; translation: MNILFCGDHNAEDGVLIAILSLLKNSGAKELHVYILSMYTLSYKRKFKPFSKHAADYLATLLRKKNPRNTLKLIDCTGLFIKEPPIFNMDSRFTPYAMLRLFADQLPQIPDKILYLDDDVIVRKNLIDFYNQDLTNIEFVGVLDYWGRFFFHNHHQHRAFDYVNSGVLLFNMKEIKQTKLFAKVRHKMQVKNMLMPDQSALNKFARKKRIAPRKYNEQYKLKANTVIQHFTTSFRFLPFFHTQTVKPWEVNRIHSVLKLHEYDNLLDLYLKLKDNL